From a single Ciconia boyciana chromosome 6, ASM3463844v1, whole genome shotgun sequence genomic region:
- the LOC140653168 gene encoding LOW QUALITY PROTEIN: olfactory receptor 5AS1-like (The sequence of the model RefSeq protein was modified relative to this genomic sequence to represent the inferred CDS: inserted 2 bases in 2 codons), with product MPEENCTAPTRFVLLGFTNRAEVEISLFGLFLLIHATTLEVNTGLVVLVQLNACLHMPMYYFLSNLSFLDLSCSSAIVPKMLVNLLAQQKTISLIGYATQMFLLAFADAKCLILAVMVYDRYVAICHPLLDTVAVSHRVCTSMVAGAYLSGGLTLLVHTSFMFTLLFWGTNVINHFFCDVPPLMELSCSNTHIGEVLLFTLCGFTQTSTFLTIVLSYARILSTILRIQVADSRYKGFYTCTSHLTAVRLFYGSLFFTYLQPSSSYSLDXKVISAFYTVVFPVLNPLLYSLRNKLVKAALRRXRRVFSQLFS from the exons ATGCCTGAAGAAAACTGCACTGCACCGACTCGGTTCGTTCTCTTGGGTTTCACCAACCGTGCGGAGGTGGAGATATCTTTGTTTGGGCTCTTCCTACTCATCCACGCCACCACTTTGGAGGTGAACACTGGCCTCGTTGTGCTCGTTCAGCTCAATGCCTGCCTTCATATGCCCATGTACTATTTCTTAAGCAATTTATCTTTCTTAGACCTTAGCTGTTCATCTGCCATTGTTCCCAAGATGCTGGTGAATCTGTTAGCACAGCAGAAGACCATTTCTTTAATTGGCTATGCAACACAGATGTTTCTCCTTGCCTTTGCTGATGCGAAGTGCCTCATTTTGGCTGTGATGGTCTATGACCGCTACGTGGCCATATGTCATCCTCTTCTCGACACTGTTGCCGTGTCCCACAGGGTCTGCACCTCCATGGTAGCTGGGGCTTATCTCAGTGGGGGTCTGACCTTGCTGGTGCACACGTCTTTCATGTTCACATTGTTGTTCTGGGGCACCAACGTGATCAACCATTTCTTCTGTGACGTTCCCCCACTGATGGAGCTCTCCTGCTCCAATACACACATCGGTGAGGTCCTCCTCTTCACCCTCTGTGGCTTTACACAAACCAGCACCTTCCTGACCATCGTTCTCTCCTATGCCCGCATCCTCAGCACCATCCTCCGGATCCAGGTGGCAGATAGCAGGTACAAAGGCTTCTACACCTGCACCTCCCATCTGACGGCCGTCAGGTTATTCTACggctccctcttcttcacaTATTtacagcccagctccagctaCTCACTGG GTAAAGTGATCTCTGCATTTTATACTGTCGTCTTTCCCGTGCTGAACCCCCTGCTTTACAGCCTGAGGAACAAACTGGTGAAGGCTGCCCTAAGGA ACAGAAGAGTGttttctcagttattttcttAG